A genomic stretch from Flavobacterium nitratireducens includes:
- the gldB gene encoding gliding motility lipoprotein GldB — MKTCVISLVLFSFFCSCETKNKLKQEIEAIPMDVQLVRFDKIFFETAPKDLSKIKQEYPFFFPEGNDDSVWLEKMQNPLWRELYAEVEKKFSDFEPYQLEIEGVLKRIKYEFPKVQTPKRVFTIISEMDYTNKVIYADSLMIISLEMYLGKDHKFYQFPNYIKQNFEPRQLLPDVVESFARRQVMPTRDKSFLSAMIDTGKGLYLKDALLEEEYTDAEKMGYTKEQLQWCQENESYIWRYFIDGQLLYDDDQKLIPRFISPAPFSKFYLEIDNESPGRVGAWLGWQIVRSFMKNNEVSLPQLMQLSAKEIFEKSNYKPKK, encoded by the coding sequence ATGAAAACATGTGTAATTTCCTTAGTTCTATTTTCCTTTTTTTGTTCTTGTGAAACCAAAAACAAGTTAAAACAAGAAATAGAGGCTATTCCTATGGATGTTCAGCTAGTTCGATTTGATAAAATCTTCTTTGAAACGGCTCCTAAGGATTTATCAAAAATAAAACAAGAGTACCCTTTTTTCTTCCCTGAAGGTAATGATGATTCCGTTTGGTTAGAAAAAATGCAAAACCCTCTATGGAGAGAATTGTATGCCGAAGTTGAAAAAAAATTCTCTGATTTTGAACCATATCAATTAGAAATTGAAGGGGTTTTAAAAAGGATTAAATATGAATTTCCAAAAGTACAAACACCTAAAAGGGTTTTTACTATTATCTCGGAAATGGATTATACGAATAAGGTGATTTACGCTGATAGTTTGATGATTATTTCCTTAGAAATGTATTTAGGTAAAGACCATAAGTTTTATCAATTTCCAAACTACATAAAACAAAATTTTGAACCGAGACAATTGCTGCCTGATGTGGTAGAAAGTTTTGCTAGAAGACAAGTAATGCCTACAAGAGATAAATCGTTCTTGTCAGCAATGATTGATACAGGAAAAGGCTTGTATCTTAAAGATGCACTTTTAGAAGAGGAATATACCGATGCCGAAAAAATGGGTTATACTAAAGAACAATTACAATGGTGTCAGGAAAATGAAAGCTATATTTGGCGCTACTTTATTGATGGACAATTGCTGTATGATGACGATCAAAAGTTGATACCTCGTTTTATAAGTCCGGCTCCTTTTTCAAAATTTTATTTAGAAATTGATAATGAATCACCAGGAAGGGTGGGGGCTTGGTTAGGCTGGCAAATTGTTCGTTCGTTTATGAAAAATAATGAAGTATCTTTGCCTCAATTAATGCAATTATCAGCAAAAGAAATTTTCGAGAAATCAAATTATAAACCTAAGAAATAA
- a CDS encoding response regulator transcription factor, translated as MIKVCLADNYPVVHFGVKSYFKDHSDISIAANVGSFLMIRDILQTKDIDVLILDLELEGLSSIFEVKSLLKDFPKTKIIIFSSLSEQIYAPNAIKAGVAGYVHKKEKLETLGQSIIKVHQGKVVMNETIKKNLALIAKQSKSERLYRKLSNREVEVLRYLSGGKKNHEIAEILGLNEKTISTYKLRLLTKLNVTNLVDLVNKAKSLEIV; from the coding sequence ATGATTAAAGTTTGTCTAGCCGATAATTATCCGGTAGTACATTTTGGAGTAAAGTCTTACTTCAAGGACCATTCAGACATCTCAATTGCTGCCAATGTAGGTAGTTTTTTGATGATTAGAGATATCCTTCAAACAAAGGATATAGATGTTCTAATTTTAGATTTAGAATTAGAAGGTCTATCAAGTATCTTTGAGGTAAAATCACTTTTAAAAGATTTCCCAAAGACTAAAATTATTATTTTCAGTAGTCTTTCTGAACAAATTTATGCGCCAAATGCAATCAAAGCTGGTGTTGCTGGATATGTTCATAAAAAAGAAAAATTAGAGACTCTTGGACAATCAATAATCAAAGTACATCAAGGTAAGGTTGTTATGAATGAAACAATCAAGAAAAACCTTGCTCTAATTGCTAAACAAAGTAAAAGCGAGCGCTTGTATCGTAAACTTTCTAACCGTGAAGTAGAGGTTTTACGTTATTTAAGTGGTGGAAAGAAAAACCATGAGATTGCAGAGATCTTAGGCTTAAACGAAAAAACAATTAGTACTTACAAACTACGTTTATTAACTAAATTAAATGTTACTAACCTAGTTGATTTAGTTAACAAAGCTAAGAGTTTAGAGATCGTTTAA
- the gldC gene encoding gliding motility protein GldC: protein MSNTHKSEINFLVELDENRIPEKLYWTAKDGGIELEESKAIMLSVWDSKAKESMRIDLWTKDMPVDEMKIFFHQTLVAMSDTFHRATGDEKMAATMKDFCEYFAEKLDLTN from the coding sequence ATGTCAAATACACATAAATCAGAAATTAATTTTCTAGTAGAATTAGATGAAAACCGTATTCCGGAAAAACTATATTGGACGGCTAAAGACGGGGGAATAGAATTAGAAGAATCAAAAGCAATTATGCTTTCTGTTTGGGATAGTAAAGCTAAAGAAAGTATGCGTATTGATTTGTGGACTAAAGATATGCCTGTAGATGAAATGAAAATTTTCTTTCATCAAACTTTAGTCGCTATGTCCGATACTTTTCACCGCGCTACTGGTGATGAAAAAATGGCGGCTACAATGAAAGATTTTTGTGAATATTTTGCTGAAAAATTAGATTTGACAAACTAA
- the dnaG gene encoding DNA primase: MISKATIDTVFETARVEEVIGDFVQLKRAGSNFKGLSPFSDERSPSFMVSPAKGIWKDFSSGKGGNAVAFLMEHSHFTYPEAIRYLAKKYNIEIEETEQTDAEKANMDARESMYLVSEFAKDYFHKTLLNTEEGKAIGLSYFKERGFTLETIKKFSLGYSPETWDALTKEALGKGYKLEFLESTGLTIPREDRPFDRFKGRVMFPIQSMSGRILGFGGRILTNDKKAAKYLNSPESEIYHKSKVLYGIFQAKQSIAKLNNCFLVEGYTDVIQFNQAGIENVVASSGTALTPDQIRLINRLTKNITVLFDGDAAGLRASIRGIDLILEEGMNVKVCTFPDGDDPDSFAKKTPHDDLVAYLENNAKDFIQFKASLLMDEAKNDPIKKADLIRDMVGSISKIPDRIQREVYIQECSRIMDISEQVLISTLAQLIQKDAAEVAKKQKQEQKPFEVHRNQNPNTTGFSGGDPEDPRFGPPEDYPGESNFSGESTEKVDVLYRLERKIIEILLLYGNKTEDFEDVLMKTNDDGEIVTVTEVKSYKVFQRIYLSLQEDEVELANPLFKGIFNDLINYYLQNDKFSLEQYLMRLPSEYAQEVTDILMEDERLVMHNWEGQNIFPKSKQETVAQNVSETILTLRWYLVGRIIEELKNSISPDQDNMESLMMIRDYNELTRAFSKKLGRVMSRF; the protein is encoded by the coding sequence TTGATATCAAAAGCTACAATAGATACTGTTTTCGAAACTGCCCGTGTTGAGGAGGTTATTGGTGATTTTGTGCAATTAAAACGTGCGGGAAGTAATTTTAAAGGTTTGAGTCCGTTTTCTGATGAGCGTTCGCCTTCCTTTATGGTGTCGCCAGCTAAGGGGATTTGGAAAGATTTTAGTTCGGGTAAGGGAGGAAACGCAGTCGCTTTCCTTATGGAGCACTCCCATTTTACGTATCCGGAAGCCATTCGCTATTTGGCTAAAAAATACAATATCGAAATCGAAGAAACGGAGCAAACGGACGCTGAAAAAGCCAATATGGATGCGCGCGAAAGTATGTATTTGGTTTCTGAATTTGCGAAAGATTATTTTCATAAAACCCTTTTAAATACTGAAGAAGGAAAAGCAATAGGGCTTTCTTATTTTAAAGAAAGAGGTTTTACTCTTGAAACTATAAAAAAGTTTAGTTTAGGTTATTCTCCAGAAACTTGGGATGCTTTGACTAAGGAAGCGCTAGGAAAAGGATATAAACTAGAATTTCTGGAAAGTACCGGTTTGACAATTCCAAGAGAAGATCGCCCTTTTGATCGATTTAAAGGTCGTGTGATGTTCCCTATCCAAAGTATGTCGGGACGTATTTTAGGATTTGGAGGTCGAATATTAACTAATGATAAAAAAGCGGCTAAATACCTCAATTCACCTGAAAGTGAAATTTATCATAAGAGTAAGGTTTTATACGGAATTTTTCAAGCGAAACAATCTATCGCCAAGTTGAATAACTGTTTTTTGGTTGAAGGTTATACAGATGTGATCCAATTTAATCAAGCGGGTATAGAGAATGTTGTTGCTTCTTCAGGAACAGCTTTGACTCCAGACCAAATTCGATTAATTAACCGTTTGACTAAAAATATAACGGTACTTTTTGATGGGGATGCAGCTGGACTTCGTGCTTCTATTCGTGGAATCGATTTGATTCTGGAAGAGGGTATGAACGTTAAAGTTTGTACATTTCCTGATGGAGATGACCCGGATAGTTTTGCCAAAAAAACACCTCATGACGATTTAGTAGCCTATTTAGAAAATAACGCTAAAGACTTTATACAATTTAAGGCTTCACTTTTGATGGATGAAGCTAAAAATGATCCGATCAAGAAAGCCGATTTGATTCGAGATATGGTAGGTAGTATTTCTAAAATTCCTGACCGTATTCAGCGCGAAGTTTATATTCAGGAATGTTCCCGTATTATGGATATTTCGGAGCAGGTTTTGATTAGTACTTTGGCTCAATTGATTCAAAAAGATGCTGCTGAAGTTGCAAAGAAACAAAAGCAGGAACAAAAACCTTTTGAAGTTCATAGAAATCAAAATCCAAATACTACTGGCTTTTCTGGAGGAGATCCTGAGGATCCTAGATTTGGGCCTCCAGAGGATTATCCTGGGGAGTCTAATTTTTCAGGTGAGTCAACAGAAAAAGTTGATGTTCTGTACCGTTTGGAACGAAAAATAATTGAAATTTTACTTTTGTACGGTAATAAAACCGAAGATTTTGAAGATGTTTTGATGAAAACGAATGATGATGGTGAGATTGTAACTGTCACAGAAGTGAAATCCTATAAAGTTTTTCAACGTATTTATTTGAGTTTGCAAGAGGATGAGGTAGAATTAGCAAATCCTTTATTTAAAGGAATTTTTAATGATTTAATTAATTATTATCTTCAAAATGATAAGTTCAGTTTGGAACAATATTTAATGCGTTTGCCTTCCGAGTATGCTCAAGAAGTGACGGATATTTTAATGGAGGATGAACGATTAGTAATGCATAATTGGGAAGGGCAAAATATTTTTCCAAAGTCCAAGCAGGAAACGGTAGCTCAAAATGTTTCGGAGACAATTTTAACTCTAAGGTGGTATTTAGTTGGTCGAATTATAGAGGAATTAAAAAACTCCATATCTCCTGATCAGGATAATATGGAGTCTTTGATGATGATAAGAGACTATAATGAACTAACTCGTGCTTTTTCAAAAAAGCTGGGTAGAGTCATGTCTCGTTTTTGA
- a CDS encoding polyprenyl synthetase family protein, with the protein MNVTSQIKQPIFKEMELFEKKFYESMSSQVALLNRITYYIVNRKGKQMRPMFVFLTAKMISGGNVNERTYRGASVIELIHTATLVHDDVVDDSNRRRGFFSINALWKNKIAVLVGDYLLSKGLLLSIDNGDFDLLQIISVAVREMSEGELLQIEKARRLDITEDVYYEIIRKKTATLIAACCALGAKSVSEDVVQVENMRKFGELIGMAFQIKDDLFDYTDDAIGKPTGIDIKEQKMTLPLIHVLNTCTSKEKSWLINSIKNHNKDKKRVKEVIAFVKNNNGLTYAENKMIQFQQEALQLLENYPDSEFKDALTLMVNYVIERKK; encoded by the coding sequence ATGAATGTTACTTCTCAAATAAAACAACCCATATTTAAAGAAATGGAACTTTTTGAAAAAAAGTTCTATGAGTCGATGTCCTCTCAAGTGGCGTTGTTAAACCGTATTACTTATTATATCGTAAATCGTAAGGGAAAACAAATGCGTCCTATGTTTGTTTTTCTAACGGCTAAGATGATTTCGGGAGGAAATGTAAATGAAAGAACCTACCGCGGAGCATCGGTAATTGAGTTGATTCATACAGCCACTTTAGTGCATGATGATGTGGTGGACGATAGTAATCGTCGTCGTGGATTTTTTTCTATTAATGCGCTTTGGAAAAATAAAATTGCGGTATTAGTTGGGGATTATTTATTGTCCAAAGGATTGTTGCTATCTATAGATAATGGCGATTTTGATTTGCTTCAGATTATTTCAGTCGCTGTTCGCGAAATGAGTGAAGGAGAATTATTGCAAATAGAAAAAGCCAGAAGATTAGATATTACCGAAGATGTATATTACGAAATTATTCGAAAAAAGACCGCTACACTTATTGCGGCTTGTTGTGCATTAGGAGCGAAATCAGTTTCTGAAGATGTAGTTCAGGTAGAAAATATGCGCAAGTTTGGAGAGCTAATCGGAATGGCTTTCCAAATCAAAGACGATTTATTTGACTATACTGATGATGCCATTGGTAAACCTACCGGAATTGATATCAAAGAGCAAAAAATGACTTTGCCTTTAATTCATGTCTTGAATACTTGTACTTCAAAAGAAAAGAGTTGGCTCATCAATTCGATTAAAAACCATAACAAAGACAAAAAACGCGTCAAAGAAGTAATTGCCTTTGTCAAAAACAATAATGGTTTGACTTATGCCGAAAATAAAATGATTCAATTTCAGCAAGAAGCGCTCCAATTACTGGAAAATTACCCCGATTCTGAATTCAAAGACGCCTTGACTCTAATGGTGAATTATGTGATTGAAAGAAAGAAATAG
- the nadE gene encoding NAD(+) synthase, which produces MTKKSNIKVEEVNNQIINWLKSYAENSKVNGFVVGISGGVDSAVTSTLCAQTGLQVLCVEMPIHQHQSHVSRAKEHIEQLKKRFTNVSSVQSDLTSVFEAFKKEVPTDFDEYKLNLTLANTRARLRMTTLYYYAGVHGLLVAGTGNKVEDFGVGFYTKYGDGGVDLSPIADLMKSDVFALAAYLGVPQSILEAQPSDGLFGDEKTDEQQLGASYDELEWAMLEDENKNSQENYSERQKEVFKIYKKLNTNNQHKMNPIPVCVINRY; this is translated from the coding sequence ATGACTAAAAAAAGCAATATAAAAGTTGAAGAAGTTAATAACCAAATTATCAATTGGTTAAAAAGCTATGCAGAAAATTCTAAAGTTAACGGTTTTGTTGTTGGAATTTCTGGAGGTGTAGATTCTGCTGTAACCTCAACCTTATGTGCTCAAACTGGACTTCAGGTTTTATGCGTTGAAATGCCCATTCACCAACACCAAAGTCATGTAAGTCGTGCGAAAGAACATATCGAACAACTCAAAAAACGTTTTACTAACGTAAGTAGTGTACAAAGTGACCTTACCTCTGTTTTCGAAGCTTTTAAAAAGGAAGTCCCTACGGATTTTGATGAATACAAACTTAATTTGACACTAGCCAATACTCGTGCACGTCTTAGAATGACAACCTTATATTATTACGCAGGAGTACATGGACTTTTAGTTGCAGGAACTGGAAATAAAGTTGAAGATTTTGGTGTAGGTTTCTACACTAAATATGGAGATGGAGGTGTTGATCTAAGTCCTATAGCCGATTTAATGAAATCTGATGTTTTTGCTTTAGCAGCCTACTTAGGCGTACCACAATCTATTTTAGAAGCACAGCCTTCAGATGGTTTATTTGGTGATGAAAAAACCGATGAACAACAGCTAGGTGCCAGTTATGATGAATTAGAGTGGGCTATGCTGGAAGACGAAAACAAAAATTCTCAAGAGAACTATTCAGAAAGACAAAAAGAAGTATTTAAAATCTACAAAAAATTAAACACAAACAACCAACATAAGATGAATCCTATACCTGTTTGTGTAATTAATCGATATTAA